The proteins below are encoded in one region of Lactuca sativa cultivar Salinas chromosome 3, Lsat_Salinas_v11, whole genome shotgun sequence:
- the LOC111879737 gene encoding NAC domain-containing protein 92 yields MEDNYGSHDHEEHMELPPGFRFHPTDDELIIHYLYRKVFDDSFASRAIGDVDLNKFEPWELPLRAKIGEKEWYFFCVRDRKYPTGLRSNRATEMGYWKATGKDREIYKAKTLVGMKKTLVFYKGRAPKGEKTNWIMHEFRLEGRLKNLSASSKGEWVISKVFEKNCGGKKIQISGVSGINYNSYEDELEPSNLPPLMDVSRTVSESIEEQKPTKEELIETYNKSISMMPSMNDNLFGVSNNQMVPNIEYLQYHDPSILMLLIDKDDHSSMQQNSKSEFGNNQDYAMNLAGLVDLDWVWNY; encoded by the exons ATGGAAGACAATTATGGCAGCCATGATCACGAAGAACACATGGAACTGCCTCCAGGCTTCCGGTTTCATCCTACTGACGACGAACTCATAATTCACTACTTATATCGTAAGGTGTTTGATGATTCTTTCGCAAGTCGAGCCATTGGAGACGTTGATTTGAACAAATTCGAGCCATGGGAGCTTCCAT TGAGGGCGAAAATTGGGGAGAAAGAATGGTATTTCTTTTGTGTGAGAGATCGAAAATACCCAACTGGTTTAAGATCGAATAGAGCTACAGAAATGGGGTATTGGAAGGCTACAGGGAAAGATAGAGAAATTTATAAAGCAAAAACACTTGTGGGAATGAAGAAAACTCTTGTGTTTTATAAAGGTAGAGCTCCAAAAGGTGAAAAGACGAACTGGATCATGCATGAGTTTAGATTAGAAGGAAGATTAAAGAATCTTTCTGCATCATCAAAG GGTGAGTGGGTGATTAGTAAGGTATTTGAAAAAAATTGTGGAGGGAAGAAAATTCAGATTTCTGGGGTTTCGGGCATTAACTACAATTCCTATGAAGATGAATTGGAGCCTTCAAATTTGCCTCCATTAATGGATGTCTCAAGAACAGTATCCGAATCTATCGAAGAACAGAAACCTACCAAAGAAGAGTTGATTGAAACTTACAACAAATCAATTTCCATGATGCCTTCAATGAATGATAATCTTTTTGGGGTTTCAAACAATCAAATGGTTCCAAACATTGAATACTTGCAGTACCATGATCCTTCAATTCTCATGctcttgattgataaagatgATCATTCAAGCATGCAACAAAACTCAAAAAGTGAATTTGGGAACAATCAAGATTATGCCATGAATTTAGCTGGATTAGTGGACCTTGATTGGGTTTGGAATTATTAA